The genomic segment CTGTGCCACGATAAGCAGACCGCTCACCACGCCCAGCAGACGTGAAAGGTTGAGCCAGCGGCGGGAGATAACGCTTTGCTGTTTGAGCCAGCGGGTCAGTTCTTGTTGACGGGTTTTATTCATTGCATGCACTGAGCAGTAAAATCCAGAGTGCTCGCCGTACGACGAGAGAGCAGGCAATGTTACAACGGGGATAAAAGAAAGGCGACTGATTCGTCGCCTTGTTTAACACGTGGAATTAGCTGTGCTTTTCAGCCAGACCGTCCAGGTAGCGTTCGGCGTCCAGCGCGGCCATACAGCCGGTGCCCGCAGAAGTGATCGCCTGACGGTAGATATGGTCCATCACGTCGCCTGCGGCGAACACGCCAGGAATACTGGTCTGGGTGGCGTTGCCGTGAATGCCAGACTGGACTTTGATATAGCCGTTTTCAAGTTCCAGCTGACCATCAAAAATCGCAGTGTTCGGGCTATGACCGATAGCCACAAACAGCCCCGCGACATCCAGCGTCTCGACGTTGTCCGGGTTTTGCGTATCGCGCAGACGCAAACCGCTCACGCCCATCTGATCGCCGGTCACTTCTTCCAGGGTACGGTGGGTATGCAGCACAATGTTGCCGCTCTCCACTTTATCCATCAGACGTTTCACCAGGATTTTCTCGGCGCGGAAGGTATCGCGACGGTGGATCAGATGCACTTCAGAGGCAATATTTGCCAGGTAAAGCGCTTCTTCTACGGCAGTATTGCCGCCGCCGATGACCGCGACTTTCTGGTTGCGGTAGAAGAACCCGTCGCAGGTAGCGCAGGCGGAAACGCCACGGCCTTTATAGGCTTCTTCAGACGGCAGCCCCAGATAGCGCGCAGACGCGCCAGTGGCGATAATCAGCGCATCGCAGGTGTATTCACCGCTGTCACCGATAAGACGGAACGGACGGTTTTGCAGGTCGACCTTGTTGATATGGTCGAACAGAATTTCGGTTTCAAACTTCGCAGCATGCTCGTGCATGCGTTCCATCAACAGCGGACCGGTCAGATCGTGCGGGTCGCCTGGCCAGTTTTCCACTTCGGTTGTGGTGGTCAGTTGACCGCCTTTTTCCATCCCGGTAATCAGAACCGGCTTCAGATTGGCGCGCGCAGCGTAGACCGCAGCGGTGTATCCCGCCGGGCCGGAGCCAAGAATTAACAGCTTACTGTGTTTAGCCGTGCCCATGAGATCCTCATTGTTGTTGGCAGACAATGGGCTGGATTGTAGGGAATTTAGCGGGCTAAAAAAAGAGTGTGGCAATTTTGTTAACGATACATGCAATAGCTTTAGCCAATAGCGCCATTATTTTTACTGATTAAAAAGCGCGGCAGATAAGGTAGTAAAATGAGGAATAATCGCTACTCGTTACCACTGTCTGGCACGTTCTACTAAAAATCGATGTTTTGCTTTGACAATCCCCTGCGCTTTTGCGAAAACATTCGAGGAAGAAAAAGTGTTGGCTTTGGTTATAGCGCATTCTGGCGCAAGCTCGTGCCAATTTACCGGGCTATTGAAATTCACGCATGGTGTGGACAGACGCCATGCGTAATATCGATAGCTGCCAGCGGGCAACGGTCTTCTAACTGACACCCTGAACAGTGAAGTGCAATGGGTAATGGCAGGTGTAGGGAAGGAATACAGAGAGACAATAATAATGGTAGATAGCAAGAAGCGCCCTGGCAAAGATCTCGACCGTATCGATCGTAACATTCTTAATGAGCTGCAAAAGGATGGGCGTATTTCTAACGTCGAGCTTTCAAAAAGAGTGGGTCTTTCACCGACGCCGTGCCTTGAGCGCGTTCGTCGTCTGGAACGACAGGGTTTTATTCAGGGCTATACGGCTCTGTTGAACCCGCATTATCTGGATGCCTCACTTCTGGTATTTGTTGAGATTACTCTGAATCGTGGCGCGCCGGATGTGTTTGAGCAATTCAATGCTGCTGTACAAAAGCTGGAAGAAATTCAGGAGTGCCATCTGGTTTCCGGTGATTTCGACTACCTGTTGAAAACCCGTGTACCGGATATGTCCGCTTACCGTAAGCTGCTGGGCGAAACCCTGCTGCGTCTGCCGGGCGTTAATGACACCCGTACTTACGTCGTCATGGAAGAAGTCAAGCAAAGTAATCGTCTGGTTATTAAGACCCGCTAACACAGAACAGGTGCAAACCGGGCGTAGTTTGATTACACTCCTGTTAATCCATACAGCAGCAGTGGCGGGGTTTCTCGCCACTGCTGTCCGTTTTACCTCATGGACCTGGAGAGCCTGTCTTGAGCCAGGAATACACCGAAGACAAAGAAGTCACACTCACTAAATTAAGCAGCGGGCGACGTCTGCTCGAGGCGCTGCTGATCCTCGTTGTGCTGTTTGCCGTCTGGCTGATGGCCGCCCTGTTAAGCTTCAATCCTTCCGATCCGAGCTGGTCACAAACAGCCTGGCATGAGCCTATTCATAATCTAGGCGGCGCGCCGGGCGCATGGCTTGCGGATACGTTGTTCTTTATTTTTGGCGTAATGGCTTACACCATTCCGGTCATTATGGTCGGCGGGTGTTGGTTTGCCTGGCGTCAGCGCGGCAATGACGATTACATCGACTATTTCGCCGTAGCGCTGCGCCTTATCGGCGTGCTGGCGCTGATCCTGACCTCTTGTGGGCTGGCCGCGATCAACGCTGACGATATCTGGTATTTCGCCTCCGGCGGCGTGGTAGGTAGCCTGCTCAGCACGGCGTTACAGCCCATGCTCAACAGTAGCGGCGGCACCATCGCGCTACTGTGCGTCTGGGCGGCAGGGCTAACGCTCTTTACCGGCTGGTCATGGGTTAGCATCGCCGAGAAAATCGGCAGCGTCGTATTGACCGTGTTGACGTTTGCGAGCAACCGTACCCGCCGGGACGATACCTGGCAGGATGAAGACGACTACGAAGACGATGAAGAGCACGACGAATATGAAGAGGATGAGCGCGAGCTGAAGCCAGCGAAAGGAGAGTCCCGCCGCGCGCGTATTCTTCGTGGGGCTTTAGCGCGTCGTAAACGACTGGCCGATAAATTTAGCAACCCTGTCGCGCGTAAAACCGACGAAGCGCTCTTTTCTGGCAAACGTATGGATGACGCCGAGGAGGTGCAATATAGCGTACGCGGTACGCCAGCCGATGCGGACGACGTGCTCTTCTCTGGTCATAAAGTCACTGAGTCGGACATGTTTTATGACGAAAACGATCCGCTGCTCAATGGTCATTCCATTGCCGACCCGGCCGCCGCTGCGGCTGCCGCGACGCCGGTTGCGCCGGTTTGGGCTGCTGCCCAAACGGCTATGCCGTCTGATTCCGTTAGCGTCCAGGCACCGGATGCCGCAACGGGTATTGAATGGCACACCGCGTCTTCTGCGCCGCAATCCCATCCGGGTATCGCGCCAGAGCCGGATTATTACGCACAACCGCCCGTTACTGGCGCGCCGTTACAGGATGACCGTGGCTTGCAGCCTGCGCAGGCCAGCACACCTGCACCGCAAACTTATCAGCCTGTGCAAGCGAACCCTGCGCAATCGCCGTATCACTCTGCGCAACCGCAGGGATACGAGACTCAACAATCGCAGGGTTACCACACTCAGCACGCGCATCAACCGCATCCAGTGGCGTACCAGCAGACACCGACGCTGCATGACCCCTATACCGAGCCGCACGCGGCGCACCATCCTTCTGCTGAGGAGCCCTACGCGGCAGCGCAAGACGCCTTTACGCCAACACAACAGCCTTATACCCCCGGTCAAGTCACCGAGCCTGTGTATGAACCAGAGCCGGTTGCACCTCCGGAAGAGGTTAAACCTGCGCGTCCGCCGCTTTACCACTTTGAAGAAGTGGAGGCGCAGCGCGCTCGCGAGCGTGAACAACTGGCTGCATGGTATCAACCTGTCCCCGACCCGCAGGAACTTGCCCGCAAAGAGGAACCCGCGCGCGCGTCACAAACATCCGCGACTCCTGTGCACGTTTCAGATATTGCTGGTGCTGCCGCAGCGGGTATGAATGCTGGTGCATCGGCGAGCGCTGCGGCCGCGTCCGTTCACGCGGCTTCGCAGGCGGCTTCCGTAGCGTCACACACTGCGGCTGCCGCGTTTACGCCGGTTGCCGGTGAGGCGCCGCGTCCTCAGGTGAAAGAGGGTATAGGCCCGCAACTGCCGCGTCCAAATCGTGTCCGCGTACCGACCCGGCGTGAGCTGGCTTCTTACGGCATCAAACTGCCGTCTCAGCGGATGGCGGAAGAGCGTGCCCGCGAAGAGGCCGAGCGTCGTATGGCGCAACAGCCTCAGGGTGTCTCAGAAGAAGAAGCGGACGCGATGTACCAGGATGAACTGGCGCGTCAGTTTGCCGCCTCCCAGCAGCAGCGTTACGGTGAAGAGTATCAGGCTGAAATGAGTCCCGAGGACGCAGAGGCCGCTGAACAGGCGGAACTGGCGCGCCAGTTTGCCGCCACACAGCAGCAGCGTTACGCCACGCCGCAGCCTTCAGGGGCAGCGCCGCACCTGCCGGATGATTTCGAGTTTTCACCAATGAAAACGCTTGTCAGTGAAGGGCCGAGTGAACCGCTCTTCATGCCTGATGTAGCAGGGCCTGTTGAACCTGAGCCGTATCGCCAGCCACCACAGCCAGCGCCGTCTCACTATCAGGCCCCGCAACAGCCACCAGCGCAATATGCGGCACCTGCACCGGCTAATACAACCCAACCGGCATATGCGCAACCGCCGCAGGGGCATATTCAGCCCTCTGCTGCGCCACAGCCACCGGTTCAGTCACAGCAATACGCTGCACCTGCGCCAAGCTATCCGCCTTCGCAACCCGCCGCTGCGCCTGTCCAGACTGCACCGCCTGCTCAAGCACCGCGCGACAGCCTGATTCACCCGCTGTTAATGCGCAATGGCGATGAGTTGCCAACGCATAAGCCCTCTACGCCGCTGCCTTCACTGGATCTTCTGACATCGCCACCGGCGGAAGTTGAACCGGTGGATACCTTTGCACTGGAGCAGATGGCACGCCTGGTAGAAGCGCGTCTGGCGGATTTCCGCATCAAAGCGGATGTCGTCAACTACTCGCCTGGCCCTGTGATTACGCGCTTTGAGCTGAATCTGGCACCTGGCGTTAAAGCCGCGCGTATCTCGAACCTTTCTCGCGATCTTGCTCGTTCGCTTTCAACCGTCGCTGTGCGCGTCGTAGAGGTTATTCCCGGTAAACCTTATGTCGGCCTTGAACTGCCGAATAAGAAACGTCAAACCGTTTACCTGCGAGAAGTGCTGGACTGCGCGAAATTCCGCGACAATCCGTCGCCGCTGAGCGTCGTACTGGGTAAAGATATCGCAGGCGATCCGGTCGTTGCCGACCTCGCGAAGATGCCGCATCTGCTGGTAGCAGGTACGACCGGTTCAGGTAAGTCGGTGGGTGTTAACGCCATGATCCTGAGTATGCTCTATAAGGCGACGCCGGAAGACGTGAAATTCATCATGATCGACCCGAAAATGCTGGAGCTGTCCGTTTACGAAGGTATTCCGCATCTTCTGACCGAAGTGGTTACCGACATGAAGGACGCTGCCAATGCCCTGCGCTGGAGCGTGAATGAGATGGAGCGCCGCTATAAGTTAATGTCGGCGCTCGGGGTGCGTAACCTTGCTGGCTATAACGAGAAAATCGCCGAAGCCGAACGCATGGGGCGCCCTATCCCGGATCCTTACTGGAAACCTGGCGATAGCATGGACGCAACGCATCCGGTGCTGACTAAACTGCCGTATATCGTGGTGCTGGTTGATGAATTTGCTGATCTGATGATGACCGTCGGTAAGAAAGTGGAAGAGCTTATCGCACGTCTCGCGCAGAAAGCTCGTGCTGCGGGTATCCATCTGGTGCTGGCTACTCAGCGACCTTCAGTAGATGTCATTACCGGTCTTATCAAAGCTAACATTCCGACACGTATTGCGTTTACCGTTTCCAGTAAGATTGACTCGCGCACGATCCTCGATCAGGGCGGGGCGGAATCGCTGCTGGGGATGGGCGATATGCTCTACTCCGGCCCGAACTCGTCAATGCCAGTGCGTGTTCACGGCGCGTTTGTACGCGATGAAGAAGTGCATGCCGTGGTGCAGGACTGGAAAGCGCGCGGTCGTCCGCAATATGTTGATGGCATCACCTCTGACAGCGAAAGCGAAGGCGGCGGTGGGGGCTTTGACGGCGGGGAAGAGCTCGATCCATTGTTTGATCAGGCAGTCGCGTTTGTGGTGGAAAAACGCAAAGCGTCAATTTCGGGCGTGCAGCGTCAATTCCGTATTGGCTACAACCGCGCCGCGCGCATTATTGAACAGATGGAGATGCAGGGCATCGTCAGTGAACAGGGCCATAACGGCAACCGCGAAGTGTTGGCACCGCCGCCTTTTGAGTAGCAATCTGTTCCCCTGCGTGTGCGGCACGACAGCACGCATACGCAGGGCTTCCCACTCATCCTGACTGTGCAAAGATGGGTAAATAACCAAAAAATCAGGTTTTTCTTCTGTCGAAAACTACAGCCTTGTGGCTACAGTAAGGGACAGTAAGCGATCCCGTACCGGGGTCGGTCGTATTCTGAGGGATAACAATGAAAAAAATCGCCGTTACCTGTGCTTTGCTTTCCGCGTTTGCCGCATCTTCCGTTTGGGCGGATGCCGCAGGCGATTTGAAAAGCCGTCTCGATAAAGTTAGCAGCTTCCACGCCAGCTTCACGCAAAAGGTGACCGATGGCAGCGGTGCTGCCGTGCAGGAAGGACAGGGCGATCTATGGGTTAAACGTCCTAATTTGTTTAACTGGCATATGACGCAGCCGGATGAAAGCGTGTTGATTTCTGATGGTAAGACACTGTGGTTCTATAACCCGTTTGTCGAACAGGCGAGCGCAACCTGGCTTAAAGATGCCACCAGCAATACGCCGTTTATGCTCATTGCGCGTAACCAAAGCAGCGACTGGCAGCAATACAACATCAAACAAAACGGCGACGATTTCGTGCTCACGCCGAAAGCCAGTAGCGGCAACCTGAAACAATTTACGATCAATGTGAGCCGTGACGGCACCATTAATCAATTCAGCGCCGTTGAGCAGGATGAGCAGCGCAGCAGCTATCAGCTTAAGTCACAGCAAAATGGCGCGGTAGATATGAGCAAGTTTACCTTTACGCCGCCGCAGGGCGTGACGGTGGACGACCAGCGTAATAAGTAGAGGTCCGGGTGGGCAATCTTTCGCTCGATTTTTCCGACAACGCCTTTCAGCCTCTGGCCGCACGTATGCGGCCAGAAAATCTGGCACAGTATATCGGGCAGCAGCATCTGCTGGCGCCAGGTAAGCCGTTGCCCCGCGCCATCGAAGCCGGGCATCTCCATTCAATGATCCTCTGGGGCCCGCCAGGGACCGGCAAAACCACGCTTGCGGAAGTGATTGGGCGCTATGCAAATGCTGATGTAGAGCGGATTTCTGCTGTCACGTCAGGCGTAAAAGAAATTCGCGAAGCCATTGAGCGCGCAAGGCAAAACCGTAATGCAGGTCGCCGCACTATTCTCTTCGTTGATGAAGTCCACCGTTTTAATAAAAGCCAGCAGGACGCTTTCCTGCCGCATATCGAAGACGGCACGATAACCTTTATCGGCGCAACGACCGAAAATCCATCCTTTGAACTGAATTCGGCTCTGCTTTCGCGCGCGCGCGTATACCTGCTTAAGTCTCTGACGGTTGAAGATATCGAACAGGTGCTGACGCAGGCAATGACCGATCGCGCGCGCGGCTACGGTGGTCAGGATATCGTTCTGCCGGATGAAACCCGCCTCGCTATTGCAGAACTGGTGAACGGGGACGCACGACGCGCGCTCAATACGCTTGAGATGATGGCCGACATGGCGCCGACCGATGACAGCGGTAAACGGGTACTCAAGCCTGAGCTGCTGACGGAAATTGCAGGCGAGCGCAGCGCGCGGTTTGATAATAAAGGCGATCGTTTTTACGATCTTATCTCTGCGCTGCACAAATCGGTGCGTGGCTCCGCACCTGACGCCGCGCTGTACTGGTATGCGCGTATCATCAGCGCTGGCGGCGACCCGCTTTATGTGGCGCGCCGCTGTCTGGCCATCGCTTCAGAAGATGTCGGCAACGCCGATCCGCGTGCGATGCAAGTAGCGATTTCAGCCTGGGATTGCTTTACCCGCGTCGGGCCTGCCGAAGGCGAAAGGGCGATTGCCCAGGCGATTGTCTATCTCGCCTGCGCGCCGAAAAGCAATGCCGTTTACACTGCCTTTAAAGCGGCGCTCCGGGATGCTCGTGAACGCCCTGATTTCGACGTGCCGGAGCATTTACGTAATGCGCCAACGAAGCTCATGAAAGAAATGGGCTACGGGCAGGAATACCGTTATGCACATGACGAACCCAATGCCTATGCGGCTGGTGAAGAGTATTTCCCGTCCGAAATGGCACAAACGCGTTACTATCATCCCACCAACAGAGGTCTTGAAGGCAAGATTGGCGAAAAGCTAGCCTGGCTTGCTGAACAGGATCAGAAAAGCCCCACAAAACGCTACCGCTAATGCGGTCGTTGCGGTAAGGTTAATCGTTGAATATCAGTGCGACCGCAGGCAGCGGTCGCCTTTCCCTTTTCTTTTTTCGATAAGCACAGGATAAGCATGCTCGATCCCAATCTGCTGCGTACCGAGCCAGACGCAGTCGCAGAAAAACTGGCACGCCGGGGCTTTAAGCTGGATGTAGATAAGCTGGTCGCTCTTGAGGAGCGTCGTAAAGTTCTGCAGGTAAAAACTGAAAACCTGCAGGCTGAACGTAACTCGCGATCGAAATCCATCGGCCAGGCGAAAGCGCGTGGGGAGGATATTGAGCCGCTTCGTCTGGAAGTTAACAAGCTTGGCGAAGAGCTCGACGCGGCGAAAAATGAACTCGACGCGCTGCTGGCGGAAATCCGCGATATCGCGCTGACTATTCCTAACCTGCCGGATGATGATGTGCCGGTCGGTAAAGACGACAGCGATAACGTAGAAGTCAGCCGTTGGGGCACGCCGCGTAAATTCGATTTTGACGTGCGCGATCATGTCACGCTTGGCGAAATGCATGGCGGGCTTGATTTCGCGAGCGCCGTTAAGCTGACCGGCTCTCGTTTTGTGGTGATGAAAGGGCAAATCGCCCGTCTGCACCGCGCGCTGGCGCAGTTCATGCTGGATCTGCATACCGAAGAGCATGGCTATAGCGAAAACTATGTGCCGTATCTGGTTAACCACGATACGCTCTATGGCACCGGTCAGTTGCCGAAATTCGCAGGCGATCTCTTCCATACTCGTCCGCTGGAAGAAGAAGCGGACAGCAGTAACTACGCGCTGATCCCGACGGCGGAAGTGCCGCTCACTAACCTTGTGCGTGATGAGATAATCGACGAAGACGCGCTGCCAATCAAAATGACCGCACATACGCCGTGCTTCCGTTCAGAAGCGGGTTCATATGGTCGTGATACGCGCGGTCTGATTCGTATGCACCAGTTCGATAAAGTTGAAATGGTGCAGATCGTCCGTCCGGAAGATTCCATGCAGGCACTGGAAGAGATGACGGGCCATGCGGAAAAAGTTCTGCAACTGCTGGGCCTGCCGTATCGTAAGATGCTGTTGTGCACAGGGGATATGGGCTTTGGGGCGCGTAAAACCTATGATCTGGAAGTCTGGATCCCGGCGCAGGATACGTATCGTGAAATCTCATCCTGCTCTAACGTATGGGATTTCCAGGCGCGTCGCATGCAGGCACGCTGCCGTAGCAAGTCTGATAAAAAGACGCGTCTGGTGCACACTCTGAACGGTTCTGGCCTGGCCGTGGGCCGTACTCTGGTTGCGGTGCTGGAAAACTATCAACAGGCTGATGGCCGCATTGAAGTTCCGGAAGTCCTCCGTCCATATATGAAAGGCCTTGAGTTTATCGGTTAAGATAAATTCACTATCTTTTAAAGCGCCTGCGGGCGCTTTTTTCGTTTTAATACCGCTTCTTTTTCTCGTGTTTATTGATAAATTTTTTCATGGAAGTAAACCCCCGCTTTATTTTGCTAACGCGCTATTTTAAATAGAGAAATTTAAAAGTTTTGGCCTTATGGGGTATCGGATAAATCAAGGCTATTCATCGACAACCCTTTTTAACCGAAAAAGACGATTTCTGGCAGATTGACTTTGGCGCGGCTGGTGGCATGATGCGCACGAATTCTGATCTTCCTCACGGTTTATTCCATGACTACCTATACCCGGCCAGTGCTGCTTCTGCTCTGTGGCCTGCTTCTGTTGACCCTCGCGATAGCGGTGTTAAATACGCTGGTACCGCTGTGGCTTGCCCATGAAAATTTGCCTACCTGGCAGGTCGGCATGGTCGGCTCATCTTATTTTACCGGCAACCTTCTGGGTACACTGGTTACCGGCGCGCTGATTAAACGTTTTGGATTTAATCGCAGCTATTATATTGCCTCGCTGATTTTCGCTGTAGGTTGCGCCGGCCTCGGGTTGACGATTGGTTTCTGGAGCTGGCTTGCATGGCGCTTCATTGCGGGTATCGGCTGCGCGATGATTTGGGTGGTGGTTGAAAGCGCATTGATGTGCAGCGGCACGTCACGTAACCGTGGTCGTCTGCTCGCCGCGTATATGATGGTCTATTATCTCGGCACGGTCGCCGGTCAGCTGATGGTTAGCAAACTGCCTACCGACCTGGTAAGCGTTCTGCCATGGGTGACAGGCATGGTTATGGCAGCCATCCTGCCATTGCTCTTTACGCGCATCGTGAACAGCAGCAGCGAGCATCAGGAGAAAACCCATATCTGGCCAATGTTTAAGCTGCGCCAGGCGCGTCTTGGTGTTAACGGCTGTGTTATCTCCGGGATTGTGCTGGGCTCGCTGTATGGCCTGATGCCGCTTTACCTGAATCATCAGGGCGTCAGCGATTCTGGTATTGGTTTCTGGATGGCAGTCATGGTTAGCGCCGGGATTGTCGGTCAGTGGCCGATAGGAAAGCTCGCTGACCGTTTCGGGCGTCTGCTGGTGTTGCGAGTACAAGTTTTTGTGGTGATCGTCGGCTGTATGGCGATGCTGTCGCAAGCGGCAATGGCGCCAACGCTGTTTGTCCTTGGCGCTGCGGGCTTTACGCTTTATCCGGTGGCGATGGCCTGGGCCTGTGAGAAGGTAGAGCATCATCAGCTGGTAGCCATGAATCAGGCTCTGCTGTTGAGTTACACGATCGGCAGCCTCTTAGGGCCGACATTTACCGCTATGCTCATGCAGAGCTACTCAGACAGTTTGCTGTTTGTGATGATCGCCAGCGTGTCGTTTGTCTACCTGATGATGCTGATGCGTAAAGCGGGTCACCATCCTACGCCCGTGGCTCATGCCTGATAACAAAACGCCCGCTTAATGCGGGCGTTGTTTTAGTACATCACTTTGTGACCGTATTGCTCAAGGATGCCTTTCACCCGTTCCATCGTTTCTTTCTTCGGCGGTTTTACACCGTCGAGTTTGTACTCTTCACCCATTGCCACCCATTTATGCTTGCCGAGTTCGTGGTAGGGCAGCAGTTCAATTTTTTCAATATTACCCATTTCACGGGTAAATTCGCCGAGGCGATGTGCGGAATCATCATCATCTGACCAGCCGGGCACGACCACATAACGTATCCAGGTCTTAATCCCTTTAGCCGCAATATAACGAGCAAATTCCAGTGTGCGGTGATTAGAAACGCCCACCAGATTCTGGTGGATCTCGTCATTCATCTGTTTGAGATCGAGCATGACCAGATCGGTGACTTCCAGTAACTCGTCAATGACGGGATCGTAACGGCGCACAAAACCGTTGGTATCGAGGCAAGTATGAATACCTTCATTCTTACAGGCGCGGAACCAGTCGCGTACGAATTCTGCCTGCAGTATCGCCTCGCCGCCAGAGGCGGTAACGCCACCGCCCGAAGCATTCATGAAATGCCGGTAGGTCACTACCTCTTTCATCAGCTCTTCGACCGTAATTTCTTTACCGCCATGCGTGTCCCAGGTGTCGCGGTTATGGCAATAAAGGCAGCGCATCAGGCAGCCCTGAAAGAAGGTGATAAAACGGATCCCCGGGCCGTCGACGGTGCCACAGGATTCATAGGAGTGAATGCGACCAATTACTGACATTGCGGTGTTATCTCCAGTTCAGGCCCGATGCAGCGGGGCCGGGTGAGCGCGGTCTGTGCCGCGTCGAGTCTTTTTTGCGAGATAACTGAATTATAGTCAGTTGCCTTGCAGAAAAGGCTCAGGCTGGGGTGCGTTATAAGAAAGGCCCCACAAATGTGGAGCCTTCATTTTACGCGTTTTCAGTCAGAGCGGGTATTACATTGTCTGAGTGAAGGTACGGGTGATGACGTCCTGCTGCTGCTCTTTGGTCAGCGAGTTGAAGCGCACCGCGTAGCCAGAGACACGAATGGTCAGCTGCGGGTATTTCTCAGGATGTTCCATCGCATCCAGCAGCATTTCGCGGTTCATGACGTTCACGTTGAGGTGCTGACCACCTTCGATGGAGGCTTCATGGTGGAAGTAACCATCCATCAAGCCTGCCAGGTTGGTTTTACGCACTTCATCATCTTTACCCAGCGCGTTCGGTACGATGGAGAAGGTATAAGAGATACCATCTTTCGCGTAGGCGAACGGCAGTTTAGCAACAGACGTCAGAGAAGCGACAGCGCCTTTCTGGTCACGACCGTGCATCGGGTTAGCACCTGGGCCAAACGGTGCGCCAGCGCGGCGACCATCAGGGGTGTTACCCGTTTTCTTACCATAAACCACGTTAGAGGTAATGGTCAGCACGGACTGTGTCGGGATAGCGTTGCGGTAAGTATTGAGTTTCTGAATTTTCTTCATGAAACGTTCTACCAGGTCAACCGCCAGGTCATCCACGCGAGCGTCGTTGTTACCAAACTGCGGGTATTCGCCTTCGATTTCAAAGTCGATAGCCAGGCCGTCTTCATCGCGAATCGGTTTCACTTTCGCGTATTTGATAGCAGACAGTGAGTCAGCCGCGACAGAAAGACCTGCGATACCACACGCCATGGTACGGATAACATCGCGATCGTGCAGCGCCATCAGAGAAGCTTCGTAGCTATATTTGTCATGCATGTAATGGATGATGTT from the Cronobacter condimenti 1330 genome contains:
- the rarA gene encoding replication-associated recombination protein RarA, whose product is MGNLSLDFSDNAFQPLAARMRPENLAQYIGQQHLLAPGKPLPRAIEAGHLHSMILWGPPGTGKTTLAEVIGRYANADVERISAVTSGVKEIREAIERARQNRNAGRRTILFVDEVHRFNKSQQDAFLPHIEDGTITFIGATTENPSFELNSALLSRARVYLLKSLTVEDIEQVLTQAMTDRARGYGGQDIVLPDETRLAIAELVNGDARRALNTLEMMADMAPTDDSGKRVLKPELLTEIAGERSARFDNKGDRFYDLISALHKSVRGSAPDAALYWYARIISAGGDPLYVARRCLAIASEDVGNADPRAMQVAISAWDCFTRVGPAEGERAIAQAIVYLACAPKSNAVYTAFKAALRDARERPDFDVPEHLRNAPTKLMKEMGYGQEYRYAHDEPNAYAAGEEYFPSEMAQTRYYHPTNRGLEGKIGEKLAWLAEQDQKSPTKRYR
- the lrp gene encoding leucine-responsive transcriptional regulator Lrp, with translation MVDSKKRPGKDLDRIDRNILNELQKDGRISNVELSKRVGLSPTPCLERVRRLERQGFIQGYTALLNPHYLDASLLVFVEITLNRGAPDVFEQFNAAVQKLEEIQECHLVSGDFDYLLKTRVPDMSAYRKLLGETLLRLPGVNDTRTYVVMEEVKQSNRLVIKTR
- the lolA gene encoding outer membrane lipoprotein chaperone LolA; this encodes MKKIAVTCALLSAFAASSVWADAAGDLKSRLDKVSSFHASFTQKVTDGSGAAVQEGQGDLWVKRPNLFNWHMTQPDESVLISDGKTLWFYNPFVEQASATWLKDATSNTPFMLIARNQSSDWQQYNIKQNGDDFVLTPKASSGNLKQFTINVSRDGTINQFSAVEQDEQRSSYQLKSQQNGAVDMSKFTFTPPQGVTVDDQRNK
- the trxB gene encoding thioredoxin-disulfide reductase translates to MGTAKHSKLLILGSGPAGYTAAVYAARANLKPVLITGMEKGGQLTTTTEVENWPGDPHDLTGPLLMERMHEHAAKFETEILFDHINKVDLQNRPFRLIGDSGEYTCDALIIATGASARYLGLPSEEAYKGRGVSACATCDGFFYRNQKVAVIGGGNTAVEEALYLANIASEVHLIHRRDTFRAEKILVKRLMDKVESGNIVLHTHRTLEEVTGDQMGVSGLRLRDTQNPDNVETLDVAGLFVAIGHSPNTAIFDGQLELENGYIKVQSGIHGNATQTSIPGVFAAGDVMDHIYRQAITSAGTGCMAALDAERYLDGLAEKHS
- the ftsK gene encoding DNA translocase FtsK gives rise to the protein MSQEYTEDKEVTLTKLSSGRRLLEALLILVVLFAVWLMAALLSFNPSDPSWSQTAWHEPIHNLGGAPGAWLADTLFFIFGVMAYTIPVIMVGGCWFAWRQRGNDDYIDYFAVALRLIGVLALILTSCGLAAINADDIWYFASGGVVGSLLSTALQPMLNSSGGTIALLCVWAAGLTLFTGWSWVSIAEKIGSVVLTVLTFASNRTRRDDTWQDEDDYEDDEEHDEYEEDERELKPAKGESRRARILRGALARRKRLADKFSNPVARKTDEALFSGKRMDDAEEVQYSVRGTPADADDVLFSGHKVTESDMFYDENDPLLNGHSIADPAAAAAAATPVAPVWAAAQTAMPSDSVSVQAPDAATGIEWHTASSAPQSHPGIAPEPDYYAQPPVTGAPLQDDRGLQPAQASTPAPQTYQPVQANPAQSPYHSAQPQGYETQQSQGYHTQHAHQPHPVAYQQTPTLHDPYTEPHAAHHPSAEEPYAAAQDAFTPTQQPYTPGQVTEPVYEPEPVAPPEEVKPARPPLYHFEEVEAQRAREREQLAAWYQPVPDPQELARKEEPARASQTSATPVHVSDIAGAAAAGMNAGASASAAAASVHAASQAASVASHTAAAAFTPVAGEAPRPQVKEGIGPQLPRPNRVRVPTRRELASYGIKLPSQRMAEERAREEAERRMAQQPQGVSEEEADAMYQDELARQFAASQQQRYGEEYQAEMSPEDAEAAEQAELARQFAATQQQRYATPQPSGAAPHLPDDFEFSPMKTLVSEGPSEPLFMPDVAGPVEPEPYRQPPQPAPSHYQAPQQPPAQYAAPAPANTTQPAYAQPPQGHIQPSAAPQPPVQSQQYAAPAPSYPPSQPAAAPVQTAPPAQAPRDSLIHPLLMRNGDELPTHKPSTPLPSLDLLTSPPAEVEPVDTFALEQMARLVEARLADFRIKADVVNYSPGPVITRFELNLAPGVKAARISNLSRDLARSLSTVAVRVVEVIPGKPYVGLELPNKKRQTVYLREVLDCAKFRDNPSPLSVVLGKDIAGDPVVADLAKMPHLLVAGTTGSGKSVGVNAMILSMLYKATPEDVKFIMIDPKMLELSVYEGIPHLLTEVVTDMKDAANALRWSVNEMERRYKLMSALGVRNLAGYNEKIAEAERMGRPIPDPYWKPGDSMDATHPVLTKLPYIVVLVDEFADLMMTVGKKVEELIARLAQKARAAGIHLVLATQRPSVDVITGLIKANIPTRIAFTVSSKIDSRTILDQGGAESLLGMGDMLYSGPNSSMPVRVHGAFVRDEEVHAVVQDWKARGRPQYVDGITSDSESEGGGGGFDGGEELDPLFDQAVAFVVEKRKASISGVQRQFRIGYNRAARIIEQMEMQGIVSEQGHNGNREVLAPPPFE